From the genome of uncultured Cohaesibacter sp., one region includes:
- a CDS encoding septum formation initiator family protein — protein MATRQRRNSVLRHLALPICFLLIFGYFVFHALHGGYGVYAMGGMKARADALEADLLAFRIERQTEEHRIALFRRETLDPDMMDERARAYMNVAHPDELVIFTN, from the coding sequence ATGGCAACTCGCCAGAGACGAAATTCTGTGTTGCGCCATCTGGCGCTACCTATCTGCTTTCTCCTGATTTTCGGGTATTTTGTGTTCCATGCCCTTCATGGTGGCTATGGCGTGTATGCTATGGGTGGCATGAAGGCGCGTGCTGACGCACTGGAAGCGGATCTGCTGGCATTCCGTATCGAAAGACAGACCGAAGAACACCGTATCGCCTTGTTTCGGCGAGAGACTCTCGATCCTGACATGATGGACGAGCGGGCGCGTGCCTACATGAATGTGGCGCATCCGGATGAGTTGGTCATTTTTACGAATTAA